The Cryptomeria japonica chromosome 9, Sugi_1.0, whole genome shotgun sequence DNA segment AATCAAATTCGAAAGCAGCGAGAGTAAAAGACTACAGTAATGTTTTTGCAATTGGACAAACATAATAACATGTGCTAGATCATAGACCTTTTCTATAGATTAGATTGTATTATACTAGCTGGATGTGACCATATGCAACATAGACCCGATTGCGTACAGTTCAGTCATGCAGTGACTTATACCACCATGAACCATCCACTGCTAACAATACAAAACAAATTCTTCCATCCTCCCAATCTGATGTAATGCCAGTTAAAAGGGATCTGTTGATGCCTACTCAATCCTCCTGCTATGGTAAATGATATAACTTGGCGTTCAGGAATATGAACAAGGCACCATATGTCTTATGAAGACCAGAAACACCATTCTTCATATCCCTAGTACCTTTAGTGCTCAGAAATTCTATACCAGCATCATGATAACACCTTCCCTAGTGTCTGCACTCAAAAAGCTTTAAGCGTTTCAAAGGAAATACCCTCGGAACAGAAACATTCTCCTAATTTACATCTCGAACAGAGACATTTTCCTACTCTCAATTAGGAATTCTACCAAAGCAATGAATAAACAGAAGTGCTCTTAATTAAaatcaccatagcacaagataCAAAGTTTACAGATAGCAAAATGGCACTAAACAAATAAAGATATCTTGTATAGTTCCTGAAATCAAAGTTCTTAGATTCTTCTCACACATTTTGGAAGATCTACTCTTCATCAAAGACATCGGCCCTCCTGAAGGTATATCAACTCATTCCTAACCCATGAAAACCTTGAAAACCAGTTTATTTATTTGCTTGAAAAATGAGAGCATAATAATGTCCAAAATGAATTTTACAGCCTTAAAACTTTCAAAGtgaaataaacataaaaaatgaaataaatatggaATAATACCAGAAAATATTGGACGTCGACAGACAAATAGGATTATATCAGAAAATTTCAGTTACAAAAGTGGTCAAAAGATATTATTATCTTACGAGAGTCCTCCCACCATTTTtagtttctttaatttttttaatattgcaAAATTTTCATAAAGATATCAGTCTGAAGTCTGTAATTCactatattacaaaatataaagaATCTACTTCTATGGTGGAAATCCAAACTATCATATGCTCTGCAATTCACGTCACAAAAAGCGACCATCTAAGCTTTTCATCTAAAAGCAAGTCAACTTCGCATTTCACATACATACCTCACCCTTGTCTTACAGAGTCCTATAAGAAACAGCAATCTAAACTTCATATTCATTTGCCATCCCAGAAATTGCAATCTAATTTTTTCTTGTCAATCACAGAAACAACCTTTTCTTAACAATGGCTGGAATTTAGCAGAGAAAATATTCCAAGCAAAGACTGGTTGAATTTCCAACAAAATTAGGACTTTGGAAGTTGTTGGTAAGGTTTCCGTATCATGAGTATTCGTTTGCAAATATTATTACACTTCTCCTGATCCCATGTCTCCCCTTTCCAAAGTTTGTTTCTGCTGGTTTTCGAGCAGTTTTCATTAGAAATGACCATAGAGCATCTTTCATTTCCTGACCTAAGAATCCCATTCTAGTTTATATGTTAAATTTTTTGATGCAACATAGAAACGTTGTAGAAATTAGCATATCAAAAACTAAAAGAACGAACCCAAAGGAAAACCAGAAAAAGTCAGGATGAAGGCAAACACCCATAAGaataatcatctctttttattaaaaaaatctaaaaagtgACATATAGTTGTCAATTATTTGAAATCACTTAATTATAAAAGAGACACAGAAGTAAAGCCAACAGCACACTAAGGTCTGCAGGTACAACCCCGAAGATATTTGTAATCACAGCCAAAGCATATTCAAACTTAAAAGAAGTATGAGACAAAAATACAAGAGATATCAGGTTGAAAGCGAACATCTATAAGAGTAATCATCTAAGTATTTTTGTAAATTGTATAAATTGACAAATAGGCTTCTAGCCAATGAAAGAATAATAGAAGAACAACCAAATTAGACATGGAAAATACAGCATTTATATGCAAATCAATGTAGCTACCACCAAATCTAGACAACGAAAGAAGCAGGAATATCATAATTGTCAAATGAAAAAAAACATTCCCTAAAAGTAGGCAACCCACTTAAGCGAAGGATGGCCAATAGCGACCATTTTCATTAAGGAGAGAATAATTTAGTACCCTCAGAGATGAATATATTTTGCAGGTAAGCCATTTCAAATCAGCGGATATGAATAAATGAATAAAGGTGCACACCTATGTAAAATCAAATCGCAGGCAATACCCACAAATGTGTGTGTGAAGTTGACATGTCCGCCCCTAGACAGGAATTCTGTGGTGACAATTGACTACACAAATTTCAGAGAGAACAGAGACAGCGGAACCCAGTTTATCAAAAGTAATACATATTTGGGTGGAATAAATAGTTAAATACTTAGCCGTAGGCGCCCAATTCATTAAAAGAAGAGGAAATCATGCCAAACCAATAAGGTTTCAGAGATCAGAAAGACTCGCgagttttttttgtaaaactacggtttttgtttttgccgagtccttgccaagtctttcacgagtccaaatttttggtttgccgagtccgtggcgagtcggagtttttcaactatggttttAAATACTTAGCCGTAGGCACCCAATTCATTAAAAGAATCAGAAATCATGCCAATCCAATAAGGTTTCAGAGATCAGAAATCATGCCAATCCAATAGGGTATCAGGGATCAGAAATCCTCACCTCGACGGTGCATAGGCCAAGAACTCCTCACTGGACTATACTAAACACAGACCCCAACCCCGCATATGATAGGGGAGGACTTACTGCTCGATCATGCCACTGCTAACCCTAACCCAGCAGGATGAGGCGAGAAGTCCCTGGGAGATTATGCCCATGTGAATTTTCATAGAAAACCCCAGTCTAGTGGTACTTTCATGAAATACAACAAAATCTCTCATTTCCATAAAAAATTCAATGTAGCAGAGGCCAAAATTTACAAATAAACAATAAAGGCAGAGTATTCTTCAAAATTATAACACAGAGAGAAATCATTTAAGTGAATTTACATCAATATACTCATTGAAACTCAAAATAAGCCCAAATCAGGGTACAATTATTGTAAttatacacacaaaaagaaaacagACTTAAATATCACCAACCCAGAAGAAGAAGTACAAAATTTGTTTCAGTAATTTAGCAGATCTTATTAGAAATCACCGCCAAAATCCCCTCCATCGCCGAAGCCATCGCCGAAGCCATCGCCAATCATGTCACCAATCAACAGCCCTCCGAGGGCACCACCAAGCAGCCCGGCGCCTAGTCCCAATCCCATCTTGTTCTTCTTCGGCGGCTGCTGCTGAACAGGAGGGTAACCCTGATTGTAGGGAGGGTAGCCACCCTGATTGTAAGGGGGGTAACCACCCTGATTGTGGGGAGGGTAACCCTGTTGCGGATGATAATGCCCACCAGGTGGAGGGTACTGGGGGTAACCCGCAGGTGGAGGCGGAGGGTAATGGGGATAGCCTGCAGGCGGACCAGGAGGCGGCGGTGGGTATGCTGCTGGCGGCGggtatgaggaagaagaagaagatccaGGCGGCGGGTAGGCTGGGTATGCAGTCACAGGCTCATTCTTGCCCTCTTTCTGTGCAGGGGCTGTGGCTGTGGCTGTGGCGCCATATGCTGGGGCAGCGCTGCCATATGCTGGAGGAGCGCTGCCATATGCAGGGGCAGCGCTGCCATTAGCAGGGTACTGAAAGGAAGTGGGCTCGTACACCGGCTGTTTAACTTGCGCCGGATTGTTCAGCTTGACTGATAAATTGAGCGTGCCCTTGGCCTTCCCCGAGGGTTTGCGCACCTGGTAAGCCACGAAATCTACGCCGCCGGGAGGCTTCTTGTTGAGAAATTCCTTCATGGGTACCGATACATGCCCTACTTCCTTGTCCCCAAATGTCGCCTCTGTGCGGATCTCCACTTCTAGGACCAGACGCCCCTGCTGAAGCGCCGCCTCATCGACTGTGAAGGTCAAGGGTTTGTTCCAGGTAGGGTTTGTGCCGTTCTCCTTGTCTGAGACCGTCCTTTGCTTCGAGGCCCGAGGGTCGCCTTTGATCCATGCCACGGCATAGACCTTCGATTTGGAGAACAAATTCACATCCTGTATATCGCGAGCGGATATCAAAGTTACTTCTATAGTACGGGTCTCCATTGATGATCCTGTGTGACCTCTGTTGAATTTGCAGAAGATATATAAAGGTCGGGAATATGCAGAAGATTTTAAAAAATGGAATTTGGTCGAGAGAAAagaaagcagagagagagagaatgcAAATGGACTTCTATGGTGAGATGATGTGTTTATAGGATTGGGTGAAGTCGTTGCTGGGTTGCAGGGAGGTTTCTTATTACGCGGGCCACGTAATGCACACGGAGTGACTGAACCGGCTTTATTTGACCAGGTCAGCTTTGATTATAGCTACGAGGGTTCCATGCAACAGCTGAGATAAGCAGTTTTCATGCAAGAAGGCTGCGAAAATTTTACTAAAA contains these protein-coding regions:
- the LOC131033836 gene encoding protein SRC2 homolog, with translation METRTIEVTLISARDIQDVNLFSKSKVYAVAWIKGDPRASKQRTVSDKENGTNPTWNKPLTFTVDEAALQQGRLVLEVEIRTEATFGDKEVGHVSVPMKEFLNKKPPGGVDFVAYQVRKPSGKAKGTLNLSVKLNNPAQVKQPVYEPTSFQYPANGSAAPAYGSAPPAYGSAAPAYGATATATAPAQKEGKNEPVTAYPAYPPPGSSSSSSYPPPAAYPPPPPGPPAGYPHYPPPPPAGYPQYPPPGGHYHPQQGYPPHNQGGYPPYNQGGYPPYNQGYPPVQQQPPKKNKMGLGLGAGLLGGALGGLLIGDMIGDGFGDGFGDGGDFGGDF